Proteins from a genomic interval of Nasonia vitripennis strain AsymCx chromosome 3, Nvit_psr_1.1, whole genome shotgun sequence:
- the LOC100118437 gene encoding dnaJ homolog subfamily C member 7 isoform X2, whose translation MQMTPTAYNSFIASLAELKKEEANQLYSAKQYKQALLGYNEVIELCPDVARYYSNRCACYMMLSQYRDALKDAKKCLELDPGFVKAYTRLIKCSLMLGDIVETETAISKLEQLEPTKQSIAAELNDLAILKRFIKEAEVAYSIKDYRKVVYCMDRCAEVSPFCARFKITKAECLAYLGRYSEAEMGANDVLHTDKQNADAIYVRGTCLYYQDNIDQAFKHFQQVLRLAPDHTKALDIYKRAKLLKQKKEEGNVAFKAERYQEAYNLYTEALLVDPQNTKANAKLHFNKATVAAKLKKLKESVSECNEALKLDDNYLKAILRRAACYMELQDYEEAVRDYERACKMDKSRDNKRLLLEAKMALKKSKRKDYYKILGIDKNASTEDIKKAYRKRAMVHHPDRHANATDGEKKEQEKKFKEVGEAYGILSDPKKRSRYDSGHDLEESDYNFNDMDMDSRFQAFFDSPFASDCGRGFRFEFV comes from the exons ATGCAAATGACACCAACTGCCTATAATTCCTTCATTGCATC ACTCGCCGaattgaaaaaagaagaggctAATCAACTCTACTCTGCAAAACAGTATAAGCAGGCTTTGTTAGGTTACAATGAAGTCATTG AATTATGTCCTGATGTCGCCAGATATTACAGCAACCGGTGTGCTTGTTACATGATGTTATCCCAGTACAGAGATGCTCTCAAAGATGCGAAAAAATGCCTTGAACTTGATCCTGGATTCGTTaag GCATATACTCGTCTAATTAAGTGCTCTCTAATGTTAGGAGACATAGTTGAAACTGAGACTGCAATAAGTAAACTAGAGCAATTAGAACCTACGAAGCAATCCATTGCTGCTGAACTGAATGATCTTGCCATTCTAAAGAGGTTTATTAAAGAAGCTGAAGTAGCTTATTCCATCAAAGATTATCGCAAG GTGGTTTACTGCATGGACCGTTGCGCCGAAGTGAGCCCGTTCTGTGCTCGTTTTAAGATCACGAAAGCCGAATGCCTAGCATACTTGGGAAGATACTCAGAAGCCGAAATGGGCGCAAA CGATGTTCTGCACACCGACAAACAAAATGCAGATGCCATCTATGTACGAGGGACCTGTTTATACTATCAAGACAACATTGACCAAGCATTTAAACATTTCCAGCAAGTACTGCGTCTCGCTCCCGACCACACAAAAGCCTTGGATATATATAAG aGAGCAAAATTGTTGAAacaaaagaaagaagagggaAACGTCGCTTTTAAAGCAGAACGCTATCAAGAAGCGTATAATCTTTACACGGAAGCCTTGCTTGTTGATCCTCAAAATACAAAAGCAAATGCAAAATTACACTTCAACAAAGCAACAGTTGCTGCTAAG ttgaaaaaattaaaggaaTCCGTAAGCGAGTGCAATGAGGCATTAAAATTAGACGATAATTATCTTAAAGCCATTTTAAGAAGAGCAGCGTGCTATATGGAACTTCAAGACTATGAAGAAGCCGTACGTGATTACGAAAGAGCTTGCAAAATGGATAAAAGCAGAG ATAATAAGCGGTTACTTCTTGAAGCCAAAATGGCACTCAAAAAGTCTAAAAGAAAAGACTATTACAAAATTCTTGGGATTGACAAGAATGCTTCTACAGAGGATATTAAAAAGGCATACAGAAAGAGGGCCATGGTACATCACCCTG ATCGTCATGCGAATGCTACTGATGGCGAAAAGAAAGAACAGGAAAAGAAGTTTAAAGAAGTAGGAGAGGCATACGGCATTTTATCGGATCCCAAAAAGCGTTCGCGATATGACAGCGGTCATGATTTAGAAGAGTCTGATTACAACTTTAATG ATATGGATATGGACAGCAGGTTCCAAGCATTCTTTGACAGTCCATTCGCAAGCGATTGCGGCAGAGGTTTTAGATTTGAATTCGTCTGA
- the LOC100118437 gene encoding dnaJ homolog subfamily C member 7 isoform X3, with translation MYILAELKKEEANQLYSAKQYKQALLGYNEVIELCPDVARYYSNRCACYMMLSQYRDALKDAKKCLELDPGFVKAYTRLIKCSLMLGDIVETETAISKLEQLEPTKQSIAAELNDLAILKRFIKEAEVAYSIKDYRKVVYCMDRCAEVSPFCARFKITKAECLAYLGRYSEAEMGANDVLHTDKQNADAIYVRGTCLYYQDNIDQAFKHFQQVLRLAPDHTKALDIYKRAKLLKQKKEEGNVAFKAERYQEAYNLYTEALLVDPQNTKANAKLHFNKATVAAKLKKLKESVSECNEALKLDDNYLKAILRRAACYMELQDYEEAVRDYERACKMDKSRDNKRLLLEAKMALKKSKRKDYYKILGIDKNASTEDIKKAYRKRAMVHHPDRHANATDGEKKEQEKKFKEVGEAYGILSDPKKRSRYDSGHDLEESDYNFNDMDMDSRFQAFFDSPFASDCGRGFRFEFV, from the exons ATGTATAT ACTCGCCGaattgaaaaaagaagaggctAATCAACTCTACTCTGCAAAACAGTATAAGCAGGCTTTGTTAGGTTACAATGAAGTCATTG AATTATGTCCTGATGTCGCCAGATATTACAGCAACCGGTGTGCTTGTTACATGATGTTATCCCAGTACAGAGATGCTCTCAAAGATGCGAAAAAATGCCTTGAACTTGATCCTGGATTCGTTaag GCATATACTCGTCTAATTAAGTGCTCTCTAATGTTAGGAGACATAGTTGAAACTGAGACTGCAATAAGTAAACTAGAGCAATTAGAACCTACGAAGCAATCCATTGCTGCTGAACTGAATGATCTTGCCATTCTAAAGAGGTTTATTAAAGAAGCTGAAGTAGCTTATTCCATCAAAGATTATCGCAAG GTGGTTTACTGCATGGACCGTTGCGCCGAAGTGAGCCCGTTCTGTGCTCGTTTTAAGATCACGAAAGCCGAATGCCTAGCATACTTGGGAAGATACTCAGAAGCCGAAATGGGCGCAAA CGATGTTCTGCACACCGACAAACAAAATGCAGATGCCATCTATGTACGAGGGACCTGTTTATACTATCAAGACAACATTGACCAAGCATTTAAACATTTCCAGCAAGTACTGCGTCTCGCTCCCGACCACACAAAAGCCTTGGATATATATAAG aGAGCAAAATTGTTGAAacaaaagaaagaagagggaAACGTCGCTTTTAAAGCAGAACGCTATCAAGAAGCGTATAATCTTTACACGGAAGCCTTGCTTGTTGATCCTCAAAATACAAAAGCAAATGCAAAATTACACTTCAACAAAGCAACAGTTGCTGCTAAG ttgaaaaaattaaaggaaTCCGTAAGCGAGTGCAATGAGGCATTAAAATTAGACGATAATTATCTTAAAGCCATTTTAAGAAGAGCAGCGTGCTATATGGAACTTCAAGACTATGAAGAAGCCGTACGTGATTACGAAAGAGCTTGCAAAATGGATAAAAGCAGAG ATAATAAGCGGTTACTTCTTGAAGCCAAAATGGCACTCAAAAAGTCTAAAAGAAAAGACTATTACAAAATTCTTGGGATTGACAAGAATGCTTCTACAGAGGATATTAAAAAGGCATACAGAAAGAGGGCCATGGTACATCACCCTG ATCGTCATGCGAATGCTACTGATGGCGAAAAGAAAGAACAGGAAAAGAAGTTTAAAGAAGTAGGAGAGGCATACGGCATTTTATCGGATCCCAAAAAGCGTTCGCGATATGACAGCGGTCATGATTTAGAAGAGTCTGATTACAACTTTAATG ATATGGATATGGACAGCAGGTTCCAAGCATTCTTTGACAGTCCATTCGCAAGCGATTGCGGCAGAGGTTTTAGATTTGAATTCGTCTGA
- the LOC100118437 gene encoding dnaJ homolog subfamily C member 7 isoform X1 produces the protein MADETINVDPEPASGPSEPKIPKPEILAELKKEEANQLYSAKQYKQALLGYNEVIELCPDVARYYSNRCACYMMLSQYRDALKDAKKCLELDPGFVKAYTRLIKCSLMLGDIVETETAISKLEQLEPTKQSIAAELNDLAILKRFIKEAEVAYSIKDYRKVVYCMDRCAEVSPFCARFKITKAECLAYLGRYSEAEMGANDVLHTDKQNADAIYVRGTCLYYQDNIDQAFKHFQQVLRLAPDHTKALDIYKRAKLLKQKKEEGNVAFKAERYQEAYNLYTEALLVDPQNTKANAKLHFNKATVAAKLKKLKESVSECNEALKLDDNYLKAILRRAACYMELQDYEEAVRDYERACKMDKSRDNKRLLLEAKMALKKSKRKDYYKILGIDKNASTEDIKKAYRKRAMVHHPDRHANATDGEKKEQEKKFKEVGEAYGILSDPKKRSRYDSGHDLEESDYNFNDMDMDSRFQAFFDSPFASDCGRGFRFEFV, from the exons ATGGCCGACGAGACTATCAACGTCGACCCGGAGCCCGCTAGCGGACCCAGCGAACCCAAGATCCCCAAGCCCGAGAT ACTCGCCGaattgaaaaaagaagaggctAATCAACTCTACTCTGCAAAACAGTATAAGCAGGCTTTGTTAGGTTACAATGAAGTCATTG AATTATGTCCTGATGTCGCCAGATATTACAGCAACCGGTGTGCTTGTTACATGATGTTATCCCAGTACAGAGATGCTCTCAAAGATGCGAAAAAATGCCTTGAACTTGATCCTGGATTCGTTaag GCATATACTCGTCTAATTAAGTGCTCTCTAATGTTAGGAGACATAGTTGAAACTGAGACTGCAATAAGTAAACTAGAGCAATTAGAACCTACGAAGCAATCCATTGCTGCTGAACTGAATGATCTTGCCATTCTAAAGAGGTTTATTAAAGAAGCTGAAGTAGCTTATTCCATCAAAGATTATCGCAAG GTGGTTTACTGCATGGACCGTTGCGCCGAAGTGAGCCCGTTCTGTGCTCGTTTTAAGATCACGAAAGCCGAATGCCTAGCATACTTGGGAAGATACTCAGAAGCCGAAATGGGCGCAAA CGATGTTCTGCACACCGACAAACAAAATGCAGATGCCATCTATGTACGAGGGACCTGTTTATACTATCAAGACAACATTGACCAAGCATTTAAACATTTCCAGCAAGTACTGCGTCTCGCTCCCGACCACACAAAAGCCTTGGATATATATAAG aGAGCAAAATTGTTGAAacaaaagaaagaagagggaAACGTCGCTTTTAAAGCAGAACGCTATCAAGAAGCGTATAATCTTTACACGGAAGCCTTGCTTGTTGATCCTCAAAATACAAAAGCAAATGCAAAATTACACTTCAACAAAGCAACAGTTGCTGCTAAG ttgaaaaaattaaaggaaTCCGTAAGCGAGTGCAATGAGGCATTAAAATTAGACGATAATTATCTTAAAGCCATTTTAAGAAGAGCAGCGTGCTATATGGAACTTCAAGACTATGAAGAAGCCGTACGTGATTACGAAAGAGCTTGCAAAATGGATAAAAGCAGAG ATAATAAGCGGTTACTTCTTGAAGCCAAAATGGCACTCAAAAAGTCTAAAAGAAAAGACTATTACAAAATTCTTGGGATTGACAAGAATGCTTCTACAGAGGATATTAAAAAGGCATACAGAAAGAGGGCCATGGTACATCACCCTG ATCGTCATGCGAATGCTACTGATGGCGAAAAGAAAGAACAGGAAAAGAAGTTTAAAGAAGTAGGAGAGGCATACGGCATTTTATCGGATCCCAAAAAGCGTTCGCGATATGACAGCGGTCATGATTTAGAAGAGTCTGATTACAACTTTAATG ATATGGATATGGACAGCAGGTTCCAAGCATTCTTTGACAGTCCATTCGCAAGCGATTGCGGCAGAGGTTTTAGATTTGAATTCGTCTGA